The genome window GATTAGCAACCCACCCCGCACACACAATTTGTGAATTTAAACGTTTTATGGGCACTGATAAAACCTTTTCATTGGGCGAGCAAGATTATAGCGCAACTGAACTATCAGCCATTTTATTAAAAAGCCTAAAAGAGCAAGCCGAACATTATTTACAAGAGCCTATTACTGAAGCCGTTATTTCGGTACCGGCCTATTTTAACAATAAACAACGTCAAGCAACGCAACAAGCGGCTTTACTTGCAGGCCTTAAAGTTGAGCGATTACTTAATGAACCCACAGCCGCAGCACTCGCTTATGGGCTCGATAATAAAGACTGTGAGCAAACTTACTTAGTACTGGACCTTGGTGGCGGTACATTTGATGTGTCGGTTATTGAGGTATTTAACGACATATTTGAAATACACGCCTCATCGGGTGATAACTACTTAGGCGGTAACGACTTTACTAACGTTATTGAAGAAGATCTTTATAAGAAAAACGATTTGTACAAAGGTTTTTTCTCAGATAGTGAACTACGTAATATTTGGTCGCTGTGCGAGCGTTTAAAGTGCCAATTAACTAACGAGTCAACAGCCAGCTTTAATTTTGAATATAAAGAAAAAACGTATTCATATACCCTCACTCTGGAAGATTATCGTACATTGTGTAGCGAGTTAATTGAGCGAATTAAGTTTCCTATTAACCGTGCGATGTCTGACGCTGGCTTAACACTTGAAGACGTTGATGGACTTATTCTTGTTGGCGGCGCTACGCGTATGCCTATTTTTCAACAGCAAATTAGCCGTGTGTTTTCACGTATACCGCAAACTCAATATAACCCTGATCATGCTATCGCTACTGGTGCTGCAATTCAGGCAGGTATGAGCGCACGTGCTAAAGAATTGAAAGACGTAATAATGACTGATGTTTGCCCATTCACTTTAGGCGTGGAGGTAAATAACAAACATGGTCAGTCTGAGTTTTTGCCTATTATAGAACGTAACGCGACGATTCCTGTAAGCGAAACTCGTTCTGTTTATTCAGCTCACCCTGAACAAGAAAAAGTACTCATTAAAATTTATCAGGGTGAACATTATCTCCCTAAAGATAATGTGTTTTTAGGCGATTTAGAAATA of Pseudoalteromonas arctica A 37-1-2 contains these proteins:
- a CDS encoding Hsp70 family protein, with translation MKIGIDLGTTHSVVGIWQDNAVKLIPDMEGNVLVPSIVGLSEDNYILVGQAARDRLATHPAHTICEFKRFMGTDKTFSLGEQDYSATELSAILLKSLKEQAEHYLQEPITEAVISVPAYFNNKQRQATQQAALLAGLKVERLLNEPTAAALAYGLDNKDCEQTYLVLDLGGGTFDVSVIEVFNDIFEIHASSGDNYLGGNDFTNVIEEDLYKKNDLYKGFFSDSELRNIWSLCERLKCQLTNESTASFNFEYKEKTYSYTLTLEDYRTLCSELIERIKFPINRAMSDAGLTLEDVDGLILVGGATRMPIFQQQISRVFSRIPQTQYNPDHAIATGAAIQAGMSARAKELKDVIMTDVCPFTLGVEVNNKHGQSEFLPIIERNATIPVSETRSVYSAHPEQEKVLIKIYQGEHYLPKDNVFLGDLEINLEPLNIIQELYLTYTYDLNGVLEVEVTNVASDKKYRTYVGENEESLSESELRERFSRLNALKVLPKDKLVNTAFKAKLERLFQENLGDKRREIGEAIGQFMEVLETHDNHKIERMIENIKRYLSY